Proteins from one Rhizobium sp. WSM4643 genomic window:
- a CDS encoding GNAT family N-acetyltransferase, whose amino-acid sequence MKLESERLILRPWRQQDRKPFAAINAEPDVVRYLNPLTDEQSNAMLDRIDRHFEDHGWGFWALEEKESGALIGMCGLAKVSPALPFAPAVEIGWRLSASRHGAGYAREAAERSLDFAFNTLKLDRIVSFTVPANSNSWGLMRRLGMNRIGEFNHPSFAEGHPLRHHVLYELRSSNGM is encoded by the coding sequence ATGAAGCTCGAAAGCGAACGTCTGATTTTGAGACCCTGGCGACAGCAGGATCGCAAACCCTTCGCTGCGATCAATGCCGAGCCCGACGTCGTCAGATATCTCAATCCTCTGACCGACGAACAGTCGAATGCGATGCTCGACCGCATCGACCGGCACTTCGAGGACCATGGCTGGGGGTTTTGGGCGCTGGAGGAGAAGGAAAGCGGCGCGTTGATCGGTATGTGCGGCCTCGCCAAGGTTTCGCCGGCTTTGCCGTTTGCGCCTGCAGTCGAAATCGGTTGGCGGCTTTCAGCGTCGCGGCACGGCGCCGGATATGCGCGCGAGGCCGCGGAACGCTCTCTCGATTTTGCGTTCAACACGCTGAAGCTTGACCGCATCGTCAGCTTCACGGTGCCCGCAAACAGCAATTCCTGGGGTTTGATGAGACGACTGGGGATGAATCGGATCGGTGAGTTCAATCATCCCAGTTTCGCCGAGGGGCATCCGTTGCGCCATCACGTGCTCTATGAACTGCGGTCATCAAACGGTATGTGA
- a CDS encoding ISNCY family transposase, with protein MGLIAMSERDLQRIEILSKVIAGRMTMVSAAHVLDLSTRQVRRLLERINTGGAASIRHKAIGRPSNNRISDGVRNYAVTLVGERYADFGPTLAAEKLAERDGLRVSRETLRSWMVDAGLWLSRKQRRTFHQPRLRREAYGELIQIDGSEHRWFEDRGDPCSLLVFVDDATGKLMQLRFVRSESAFSYFEALALYLRDHGAPVAFYSDKHSVFRVAKKDAKGGQGMTQFGRALSELNIEILCANSSQAKGRVERMNRTLQDRLVKELRLADICDMEAGNAYLPDFIEHYNARFALAPARSGDLHRPMNLAPDRLKEILCKREQRYVGAQLTFSFERKRIMLEENEVTRGLAGRYVETYAYADGRLDVRWKGYSLPYKVFDKDQRVTHAAIIENKRLGDVLAYIKERQERQSQPDVKTNSEKNGYVRRARGPGRRKDFMNDPAVIARRRQALSDLDAAE; from the coding sequence ATGGGACTGATTGCGATGAGCGAGCGCGACCTGCAACGGATCGAGATTCTATCGAAGGTCATCGCCGGCCGGATGACGATGGTGTCGGCGGCACATGTGCTTGATCTGAGTACGCGCCAGGTGCGTCGTCTGCTGGAGCGGATCAACACGGGTGGTGCGGCGTCGATCCGGCACAAGGCGATCGGTCGACCGTCGAACAACCGGATCAGCGACGGTGTTCGGAATTACGCCGTGACGCTGGTTGGCGAACGCTATGCAGACTTCGGACCAACCTTGGCGGCCGAGAAGCTTGCCGAGCGCGATGGGTTGCGGGTGTCGCGCGAGACGTTGCGCAGCTGGATGGTGGATGCGGGCCTGTGGCTCTCGCGCAAGCAGCGGCGGACGTTTCATCAGCCGCGCTTGCGGCGTGAAGCCTATGGCGAGCTGATACAGATCGACGGGTCCGAACATCGCTGGTTTGAGGACCGCGGTGATCCATGCTCGCTGCTGGTGTTCGTCGATGATGCGACGGGCAAGCTGATGCAGTTGCGGTTCGTGCGCTCGGAAAGCGCCTTCAGCTATTTCGAGGCGCTGGCGCTTTACCTGCGCGATCACGGCGCGCCTGTGGCCTTCTACTCGGACAAGCATTCTGTGTTCCGGGTGGCGAAGAAAGACGCCAAGGGTGGCCAGGGCATGACCCAGTTCGGCCGTGCGCTCTCAGAGCTAAACATCGAGATTCTTTGTGCAAATTCCAGTCAGGCCAAGGGCCGCGTCGAGCGGATGAACCGGACGCTGCAGGATCGGCTGGTCAAGGAATTGCGGCTGGCCGATATCTGCGACATGGAGGCAGGCAATGCGTACCTGCCTGACTTCATAGAGCATTACAATGCGCGGTTTGCGCTCGCCCCTGCCCGATCCGGTGACCTGCACCGGCCGATGAATCTCGCCCCAGATCGGTTGAAGGAGATCCTGTGCAAGCGCGAGCAGCGCTATGTCGGGGCGCAGCTGACGTTTTCGTTTGAACGCAAGCGGATCATGCTCGAGGAGAACGAGGTGACGCGTGGATTGGCTGGCCGCTATGTCGAGACCTATGCCTATGCGGACGGCCGGCTCGATGTGCGGTGGAAGGGATACTCCCTGCCCTACAAGGTGTTCGACAAGGACCAGCGGGTGACGCATGCGGCGATCATCGAGAACAAGCGACTCGGAGACGTGCTGGCCTATATCAAGGAGCGCCAGGAGCGGCAGTCGCAGCCTGATGTAAAGACCAACAGCGAGAAGAACGGCTATGTGCGACGTGCTCGCGGTCCGGGACGGCGGAAGGATTTCATGAACGATCCCGCCGTCATTGCCCGACGGCGACAAGCGCTCTCTGACCTCGATGCGGCGGAATGA
- a CDS encoding MOSC and FAD-binding oxidoreductase domain-containing protein, producing the protein MVRLLSVNVGLPRDVTWQGKIVNTAIWKTPVDGPRMVRRLNVDGDGQGDLAGHGGERRAVFVYQIDSYRYWQEQLRRDDFVYGQFGENFTVDGLPDAEVCIGDRYRIGGALFEATQPRVTCYRFGIRMDEPEMAALVVKHGRPGFYFRVLEEGEVQAGDEITKVASGPEGMSVFEINALLYMPGHPRDQLERALRIPPLSAGWRHSFEAILKQERKEGATTGNAGLTAAPGLPPAWRGFRPLRVLRKVRESGSVVSLVLEPADGQPVAAALPGQFVVLRLGRDPAPALMRSYSLSGEPSVTHYRVSVKREVHGAASGYIDDELQVGDIVQASAARGSFILRPGDTPVVLLSAGIGVTPVLAMLHVLAAEASPREVWWLYGTRNGREHPFAEEARGLLKRLPHHHSHICYSSPDPKDRPDIDFDARGHLDAQALKLLNLPRDCDVYVCGPSSFMSDLSVGLAALGIAPDRIHTEMFGAGPSITPGIAASPRRPPHLPAGLPGSGPLVSFARTGLNVRWEPTFQNLLELAEACDVPVRWSCRTGVCHTCETGLVEGSVGYQPDPVDAPADGNVLICCAKPEGDIVIDL; encoded by the coding sequence ATGGTACGCTTGCTTTCGGTCAATGTGGGCCTGCCGCGCGACGTCACCTGGCAAGGCAAGATCGTCAACACTGCCATTTGGAAGACGCCGGTCGACGGCCCGCGCATGGTGCGGCGCCTGAACGTCGACGGCGATGGACAGGGCGATCTGGCTGGCCACGGCGGCGAACGCCGCGCAGTCTTTGTCTATCAGATCGATTCCTATCGGTACTGGCAGGAGCAATTGCGCCGAGACGACTTCGTTTACGGTCAGTTCGGCGAGAATTTCACCGTCGATGGGTTGCCGGATGCAGAGGTCTGCATTGGAGACCGTTACAGGATCGGCGGCGCTTTGTTCGAGGCGACGCAACCGCGCGTCACCTGCTACCGGTTCGGCATACGCATGGACGAGCCAGAGATGGCCGCGCTGGTGGTCAAACATGGTCGACCTGGTTTCTATTTCCGTGTGCTGGAGGAAGGCGAAGTGCAGGCCGGCGACGAGATCACGAAGGTGGCGTCCGGGCCCGAGGGCATGAGCGTTTTCGAGATCAACGCGCTGCTTTATATGCCGGGTCACCCGCGCGATCAGTTGGAGCGCGCGTTGCGCATCCCGCCGCTGAGCGCAGGCTGGCGTCATTCTTTCGAGGCCATACTCAAGCAGGAGCGGAAGGAGGGCGCGACGACAGGAAATGCCGGGCTGACAGCTGCTCCCGGCCTGCCTCCGGCATGGCGCGGGTTCCGCCCGCTGCGTGTGTTGCGCAAGGTGCGCGAAAGCGGCAGCGTGGTTTCCCTCGTGCTCGAACCGGCGGATGGCCAGCCTGTTGCCGCCGCACTCCCCGGGCAGTTCGTGGTGCTGCGGCTCGGACGGGATCCGGCGCCTGCGCTGATGCGCAGCTATTCGCTGTCGGGCGAGCCCAGCGTCACGCATTATCGCGTCAGCGTCAAGCGGGAGGTCCATGGCGCAGCCAGCGGCTACATCGACGACGAGCTACAGGTCGGCGACATCGTGCAGGCAAGTGCGGCGCGCGGCAGTTTCATATTGCGGCCGGGCGATACACCGGTTGTTCTGTTGAGTGCCGGGATTGGAGTGACGCCGGTGCTGGCGATGCTTCATGTCTTGGCGGCCGAAGCATCGCCCCGGGAGGTCTGGTGGTTATACGGAACCCGCAATGGCCGCGAACATCCGTTTGCCGAGGAGGCGCGCGGGCTGCTGAAGAGGCTTCCTCACCACCACAGCCATATTTGCTACAGCTCTCCCGACCCTAAGGATCGGCCTGATATCGATTTCGACGCTCGCGGCCATCTGGATGCGCAGGCGCTTAAGTTGCTTAACCTGCCGCGCGATTGTGACGTCTATGTCTGCGGACCATCGAGCTTCATGAGCGATCTGAGCGTCGGCCTTGCTGCCTTGGGCATCGCGCCGGATCGCATCCACACCGAGATGTTCGGCGCCGGTCCGTCGATCACACCCGGCATAGCTGCTTCGCCTCGCCGGCCGCCACATTTGCCGGCAGGGCTTCCAGGCTCGGGGCCGCTGGTGTCGTTTGCCCGCACCGGCCTCAATGTGCGCTGGGAGCCGACATTCCAGAACTTGCTCGAACTGGCCGAGGCCTGCGACGTGCCGGTGCGATGGTCGTGCCGAACCGGCGTCTGTCACACTTGCGAGACCGGACTTGTGGAGGGAAGTGTCGGCTACCAGCCGGACCCTGTCGACGCGCCGGCGGATGGCAATGTGCTGATCTGTTGCGCAAAACCTGAGGGCGATATCGTGATTGATTTGTAA
- the mug gene encoding G/U mismatch-specific DNA glycosylase, with the protein MQDDATSANLNGPGDPMMPRAELSEILTPGLSVVFCGLNPALSAVRDGHNFSNPSNRFWRVLHLAGFTPRLLRADEERALLQYGCGLTSAVSRPTKSASELKKQDYLSAAPVLETKIRKFAPANLAFLGKAAYAAISLRANVEWGRQPEEFAGAGVWLLPNPSGLNRAFTLTTLTEHYLELRLTL; encoded by the coding sequence ATGCAAGATGATGCCACATCCGCAAACCTCAACGGCCCAGGCGACCCCATGATGCCAAGAGCCGAATTGTCGGAAATCCTCACTCCTGGCCTTTCCGTGGTATTCTGCGGATTGAATCCTGCTCTGTCCGCGGTTCGCGACGGCCATAATTTCTCGAACCCGAGCAACCGTTTTTGGCGCGTCCTGCATCTGGCCGGATTTACACCGCGCCTGCTGCGGGCGGATGAAGAGCGCGCGTTGTTGCAATATGGCTGTGGTCTGACATCCGCGGTTTCACGTCCGACAAAAAGCGCAAGCGAGCTTAAGAAGCAGGATTACCTTAGCGCCGCGCCCGTCCTGGAAACCAAGATACGAAAGTTCGCACCAGCCAATCTGGCTTTTCTTGGAAAGGCGGCATACGCGGCTATCAGTCTTCGAGCCAATGTTGAATGGGGTCGGCAGCCGGAGGAATTTGCCGGCGCAGGTGTCTGGCTGTTGCCAAATCCGAGCGGCCTCAACAGAGCCTTCACCTTGACGACTTTGACCGAACACTATCTCGAACTGAGATTGACGCTGTAG
- a CDS encoding DMT family transporter: MTIEAARNPHPIYFAGAFATGGLLTFMVHLNGELARYGTPLFSSWTAHGTGIIAAVILLLLIHRRRRPKPEQTLRAPLWAYFGGISGAATVMLTSTAVNSPLGLSGTLALGLAGQVAFSVAADSWGLFGLPKRRPDRRDIVALGLVVMGAALTILLGRGAA; encoded by the coding sequence ATGACCATCGAAGCCGCACGAAATCCGCATCCGATCTATTTTGCCGGAGCTTTTGCCACGGGCGGGCTCCTGACTTTTATGGTGCACCTCAACGGCGAGTTGGCCCGTTATGGGACTCCCCTGTTCTCATCTTGGACCGCCCACGGCACGGGCATCATCGCAGCCGTCATTCTTCTTTTGCTGATCCACCGGCGCCGCAGACCTAAGCCGGAACAAACCTTGCGCGCGCCTTTATGGGCCTATTTCGGTGGGATATCCGGCGCGGCAACGGTCATGCTGACCTCGACCGCGGTCAACTCACCGCTCGGGCTCTCAGGCACCTTGGCTTTGGGTTTGGCAGGCCAGGTCGCCTTCAGCGTCGCAGCCGACAGTTGGGGATTGTTTGGTCTGCCAAAGCGCCGTCCAGATAGACGAGACATCGTAGCACTCGGCTTGGTCGTCATGGGGGCTGCGCTGACTATCCTGCTTGGGCGAGGTGCGGCATGA
- a CDS encoding DMT family transporter — protein sequence MTVFILLACLGGVLVGLSRQLNGRLSISTTPLIASFWNHAVGFAVLTCLGLFVAGLLPAGAADAPWYAYLGGPIGVIFVAAGSWVIARIGAVNSALLIIGGQMVTGVAFDYISAVPASFWANAAGIVLIVGGMMVSRGRRKTGRSQ from the coding sequence ATGACGGTGTTCATTCTCCTGGCCTGCCTGGGCGGTGTGCTCGTCGGTCTCAGTCGTCAGCTCAATGGGCGGTTGAGCATATCCACCACACCGCTGATCGCATCCTTCTGGAACCATGCCGTGGGCTTTGCCGTCCTCACCTGCCTTGGTCTCTTTGTCGCGGGCCTGCTTCCTGCAGGCGCTGCCGATGCGCCTTGGTATGCCTATCTGGGTGGTCCCATCGGCGTCATCTTCGTGGCGGCGGGCAGTTGGGTCATTGCTCGAATAGGCGCGGTCAATTCGGCTCTGCTGATCATCGGTGGCCAGATGGTGACAGGGGTGGCGTTTGATTATATCAGCGCCGTTCCAGCATCATTTTGGGCGAACGCGGCCGGAATTGTTCTCATCGTCGGCGGAATGATGGTCAGCCGGGGACGACGCAAAACCGGCCGCTCGCAATAG
- the yghX gene encoding YghX family hydrolase — MTRMTAKDFPQELLELYDYYAHGKITKREFLDRAGKFAVGGVTAAAILSSLSPDYALATQVEFTDPDISAEYITYPSPKGNGDVRGYLVRPAKAAGKVAAVVVVHENRGLNPYIEDVARRVAKAGFIALAPDGLTSVGGYPGNDEKGRELQQKVDPEKLMNDFFAAVEFLMHSDLTTGKVGLTGFCYGGGVANAAAVAYPELAAAVPFYGRQPRSEDVPKIKAPLLLHYAGLDKDINEGWPAYEAALKSAGKTFEAYIYPNVNHGFHNDSTPRYDEAAAKLAWQRTVDWFTKYLA, encoded by the coding sequence ATGACCCGCATGACAGCCAAGGATTTCCCTCAGGAACTTCTCGAACTCTACGATTATTACGCGCACGGGAAAATCACCAAGCGCGAGTTTCTCGACCGAGCCGGCAAATTCGCGGTCGGCGGCGTGACGGCAGCCGCCATTCTTTCATCGCTGAGCCCTGATTATGCGCTGGCGACACAGGTCGAGTTCACCGATCCCGATATATCAGCCGAATACATCACCTATCCCTCTCCGAAGGGAAATGGAGATGTCCGCGGCTATCTCGTCCGCCCCGCAAAGGCCGCCGGCAAAGTCGCGGCCGTGGTGGTCGTTCACGAGAATAGAGGTCTGAACCCCTACATCGAGGATGTGGCGCGGCGCGTGGCAAAGGCAGGTTTCATCGCACTTGCGCCGGATGGACTGACGTCGGTCGGAGGCTACCCCGGCAACGATGAAAAGGGGCGGGAACTCCAGCAGAAGGTCGACCCGGAAAAGCTGATGAACGATTTCTTCGCGGCGGTCGAATTTTTGATGCACAGCGATCTCACCACCGGCAAGGTCGGCCTCACCGGCTTCTGCTATGGCGGCGGCGTGGCCAACGCGGCGGCAGTGGCCTATCCGGAACTTGCCGCGGCCGTGCCCTTTTACGGCAGGCAGCCGCGCTCCGAAGACGTGCCGAAGATCAAGGCGCCGCTGCTTCTCCATTATGCCGGGCTGGACAAGGACATCAACGAAGGCTGGCCGGCCTATGAAGCTGCACTGAAGTCAGCGGGAAAGACATTCGAGGCCTACATCTACCCTAACGTCAATCACGGCTTCCACAATGATTCCACGCCCCGCTACGACGAAGCAGCGGCCAAGCTCGCCTGGCAGCGAACGGTCGACTGGTTTACGAAATACCTCGCCTGA
- a CDS encoding Gfo/Idh/MocA family protein, which produces MKVGIIGLGFRLGYLGYVFKAIDSSFDIVGYVDPEPAGLPGLTEKGISVGKAYGSPEELLASEKLDLLMIGSPNHMHLDHIRLGLQAGLKVFCEKPIVTTIAESIELAHLMAKFGHERLMVGLVLRYSPLYKDLRAIQAEGKLGQIVSIEASEHIEPYHGAFFMRDWRRYERYSGSFMLEKCCHDLDLYNGVVGARPERVASFGGRKSFIPANDPAREGINDLELFHRKPSGWMGSDKVFDSDADIIDYQVAIVEYANGVGMNFHTNLNVPDQFRRFAIMGSRGMAEGDFVRGYLDVHEQLTGSKIVENKYAATELSQHYGADEQMASDLLESVRTGLELPVSTLNALEAGILALAMDEARMKKAVVDLRPIWDRFDEALHARAA; this is translated from the coding sequence ATGAAAGTGGGAATCATCGGGCTAGGATTCCGGCTCGGCTATCTCGGCTATGTTTTCAAGGCAATCGATAGCAGCTTCGACATTGTCGGCTATGTGGATCCGGAACCCGCCGGACTTCCTGGATTGACGGAAAAGGGCATTTCAGTCGGCAAGGCCTATGGTTCGCCGGAAGAATTGCTCGCCTCCGAAAAGCTCGATCTGCTGATGATCGGCTCCCCCAATCATATGCATCTCGACCATATCAGGCTCGGACTTCAAGCCGGTCTCAAGGTCTTCTGCGAAAAGCCGATCGTCACCACGATCGCTGAAAGCATCGAACTTGCCCATCTGATGGCAAAATTCGGCCACGAGCGACTGATGGTCGGTCTCGTCTTGCGTTATTCTCCGCTCTACAAGGATCTGCGCGCCATCCAGGCCGAGGGCAAGCTTGGTCAGATCGTCTCGATCGAGGCCTCCGAACATATCGAGCCTTATCACGGTGCCTTCTTCATGCGCGACTGGCGCCGCTATGAACGCTATTCCGGCAGCTTCATGCTTGAAAAATGCTGCCACGACCTCGACCTGTATAATGGCGTCGTCGGTGCGCGGCCGGAGCGGGTCGCAAGTTTCGGCGGCCGCAAGAGCTTCATTCCTGCGAACGATCCAGCACGCGAAGGCATCAACGACCTCGAGCTTTTCCATCGCAAGCCAAGCGGCTGGATGGGCTCGGACAAGGTGTTCGACAGCGACGCCGATATTATCGATTATCAGGTGGCGATCGTCGAATATGCCAATGGCGTCGGCATGAACTTCCACACCAATCTGAATGTGCCCGACCAATTCCGTCGCTTCGCCATCATGGGCTCGCGCGGCATGGCCGAAGGCGATTTCGTTCGCGGTTATCTCGATGTGCACGAACAACTGACCGGCAGCAAGATTGTCGAAAACAAATATGCCGCCACCGAGCTCTCCCAGCATTACGGCGCCGACGAACAGATGGCGAGCGACCTGCTTGAAAGCGTGCGCACCGGGCTCGAACTTCCCGTGTCTACGCTGAATGCGCTCGAAGCCGGCATCCTCGCCTTGGCGATGGACGAAGCGAGGATGAAGAAGGCGGTCGTCGATCTCAGACCCATCTGGGACCGCTTCGACGAAGCCCTTCACGCAAGAGCGGCTTGA
- a CDS encoding carbohydrate ABC transporter permease, with translation MSVQRSTFIFACILLLPAVLYVLAIVAYPLVDTFVLSFTDASLRKTTNWVGWVNYEKIFNERFAEVIIRTFIWTFFSVALKMVIGTFGATMLNAAVPGRSLFRLLTMPPWIVPMAIGIFMWGWMYNGQFGMISGMLQRFGLVDGPVAFLAYGSTAFWATIVTDVWIGVPLVTIYFLAAIQSIPKDLYEAAWTDGAGRWYRFRRITLPLMVPAIITMSMLSLIATFNSFDIIWILTQGGPSGETTTMIIDTYQTAIGSKKYGEGAARAVLICIFLSLFCFAYFRVTRRLNPEKRA, from the coding sequence ATGAGTGTTCAAAGAAGCACCTTCATCTTCGCTTGCATCCTTCTTCTTCCGGCTGTGCTCTATGTTCTGGCGATCGTCGCCTATCCGCTGGTCGATACCTTCGTTCTCTCCTTCACCGACGCGTCCCTCAGGAAGACCACCAATTGGGTGGGCTGGGTCAATTACGAGAAGATCTTCAACGAGCGGTTTGCTGAAGTCATCATCCGCACCTTCATCTGGACCTTCTTCTCGGTCGCCCTGAAAATGGTGATCGGCACCTTCGGGGCGACGATGCTGAACGCCGCGGTCCCCGGCCGCTCATTGTTCCGGCTTTTGACCATGCCGCCATGGATCGTGCCGATGGCGATCGGCATCTTCATGTGGGGCTGGATGTATAACGGCCAGTTCGGGATGATCTCCGGCATGTTGCAGCGCTTCGGTCTGGTCGACGGCCCGGTCGCCTTCCTCGCTTATGGAAGCACCGCCTTCTGGGCCACGATCGTCACCGACGTGTGGATCGGCGTGCCGCTGGTGACGATCTACTTCCTGGCGGCGATCCAATCCATTCCGAAGGATCTCTACGAGGCCGCCTGGACCGACGGCGCCGGCCGCTGGTACCGCTTCCGCCGCATCACGCTGCCGCTGATGGTTCCGGCGATCATCACCATGTCGATGCTGTCGCTGATCGCCACCTTCAACTCGTTCGACATCATCTGGATCCTGACGCAGGGCGGACCGAGCGGCGAGACGACGACGATGATCATCGATACCTACCAGACCGCGATCGGCTCGAAGAAATACGGCGAAGGTGCAGCGCGTGCCGTTTTGATCTGCATCTTCCTGTCGCTCTTCTGCTTCGCCTATTTCCGCGTCACCCGCCGCCTCAATCCGGAGAAGCGCGCATGA
- a CDS encoding carbohydrate ABC transporter permease, protein MSNAAMIDRYRWWEIILIYCGIALFLFFVLSPFVEGFLVSLKPLSQLFSSPYRFWPENGSFEAYRTMWISVPGFGRYIFNSFFISVIVTLIVLGLVIPAAYAFAKFEFKGMGILLGAFLTVNMFSGAVLLIPLFRLMRSIGVLNTYLAMIVPGVAFLIPSAIWLLRTYMIRIPQELNEAAYMDGASHFYTLRRVILPIAMPGIIVVAITTFIGAYAQQFIFALTFNSKTEYMPLPVGLFAYFGKQEVIWNELMAASFVGIAPAMVVIFFLQRYLVGGLTAGAVKQ, encoded by the coding sequence ATGAGCAATGCAGCCATGATCGACCGTTACCGCTGGTGGGAAATCATCCTGATCTATTGCGGCATCGCGCTGTTTCTTTTTTTTGTGCTGTCGCCCTTCGTCGAAGGTTTCCTGGTGTCGCTGAAGCCGCTCAGCCAGCTCTTTTCCTCACCCTACCGCTTCTGGCCGGAGAACGGCTCGTTCGAAGCCTACCGGACGATGTGGATCAGCGTGCCGGGCTTCGGGCGTTATATCTTCAACTCGTTCTTCATCTCGGTCATCGTCACGCTGATCGTGCTCGGCCTGGTCATTCCGGCGGCCTATGCCTTCGCGAAGTTCGAATTCAAGGGCATGGGCATCCTGCTCGGCGCCTTCCTGACGGTGAACATGTTCTCCGGCGCGGTGCTGTTGATCCCGCTCTTCCGGCTGATGCGCAGCATCGGCGTGCTCAATACCTATCTCGCCATGATCGTGCCTGGCGTCGCCTTCCTGATCCCTTCGGCGATCTGGCTGCTGCGCACCTACATGATCCGTATTCCGCAGGAGCTCAACGAAGCGGCCTACATGGATGGCGCCAGCCACTTCTACACGCTGCGCCGGGTCATCCTGCCGATTGCGATGCCGGGGATTATCGTCGTCGCCATCACCACCTTCATCGGCGCCTACGCCCAGCAATTCATCTTCGCGCTGACGTTCAACTCGAAGACCGAATACATGCCCTTGCCGGTGGGGCTCTTTGCTTACTTCGGCAAGCAGGAGGTCATCTGGAACGAACTGATGGCGGCTTCCTTCGTCGGCATCGCGCCGGCGATGGTCGTCATCTTCTTCCTTCAGCGCTACCTTGTCGGCGGGCTGACCGCCGGTGCGGTGAAACAATAA
- a CDS encoding ABC transporter substrate-binding protein, with product MALALLGSTALTTVTVQAADKEISWIYCGDTIDPVHTKYIKQWEEKNTGWKITPEVVGWAQCQDKATTLAAAGTPVAMAYVGSRTLKEFAQNDLIVPVPMTDDEKKTYYPHIVDTVTFEGNQWGVPIAFSTKALYWNKDLFKQAGLDPETPPKTWAEEIQMAKTIKEKTGIPGFGLSAKTFDNTMHQFMHWVYTNNGAVTDAEGKVTLDSPEILAALKAYKDIVPYSEEGPTAYEQNEVRAIFLDGKVAMIQAGSGAADRLKKTQISWGITTLPLGPNAKGPGTLLITDSLAIFKGSGVEDKATEFAKFITSPDVQSEYELQGGAGLTPLRPSAKVDEFVAKDPYWKPLIDGISYGGPEPLFTDYKGFQNSMIEMIQSVVTGKAEPEAALKKAAGEIEAFK from the coding sequence ATGGCGCTCGCCCTTCTCGGTTCGACGGCACTGACCACGGTCACTGTCCAGGCGGCCGACAAGGAAATCAGCTGGATCTATTGCGGCGACACGATCGACCCGGTCCACACGAAATATATCAAGCAGTGGGAAGAAAAGAACACAGGCTGGAAGATCACTCCAGAGGTCGTCGGATGGGCACAGTGCCAGGACAAGGCAACGACGCTCGCCGCCGCCGGCACGCCGGTGGCGATGGCCTATGTCGGCTCGCGCACGCTGAAGGAATTCGCCCAGAACGATCTTATCGTCCCGGTGCCGATGACCGATGACGAGAAGAAGACCTATTACCCCCACATCGTCGACACGGTGACCTTCGAGGGCAACCAGTGGGGTGTTCCGATCGCCTTCTCCACCAAGGCGCTCTATTGGAACAAGGATCTCTTCAAGCAGGCCGGCCTCGACCCCGAGACGCCGCCGAAGACCTGGGCCGAAGAAATCCAGATGGCAAAGACCATCAAGGAAAAGACCGGCATTCCAGGTTTTGGTCTCTCCGCCAAGACCTTCGACAACACCATGCACCAGTTCATGCATTGGGTTTACACCAATAATGGTGCGGTGACCGATGCCGAAGGCAAGGTCACGCTGGATAGCCCCGAAATCCTCGCTGCGCTGAAGGCCTACAAGGACATCGTCCCCTACTCCGAAGAAGGCCCGACGGCCTATGAGCAGAACGAAGTCCGCGCCATCTTCCTCGATGGCAAGGTCGCCATGATCCAGGCCGGTTCGGGTGCCGCCGACCGTCTGAAGAAGACGCAGATCAGCTGGGGTATTACGACGCTGCCGCTCGGTCCGAACGCCAAGGGTCCGGGCACGCTGCTGATCACCGACAGCCTGGCGATCTTCAAGGGTTCGGGCGTCGAGGACAAGGCGACGGAGTTCGCCAAGTTCATCACCTCTCCGGATGTCCAGTCGGAATACGAACTGCAGGGCGGCGCCGGCCTCACCCCGTTGCGTCCGTCGGCAAAGGTCGACGAGTTCGTCGCCAAGGATCCTTACTGGAAGCCCTTGATCGACGGCATCAGCTATGGTGGTCCCGAGCCGCTCTTCACCGACTATAAGGGCTTCCAGAACTCGATGATCGAAATGATCCAGTCGGTTGTAACAGGCAAGGCCGAGCCGGAAGCCGCACTGAAGAAGGCTGCCGGCGAAATCGAGGCCTTCAAGTAA